Proteins found in one Bremerella volcania genomic segment:
- the hflX gene encoding GTPase HflX: MTERDRKQSVAQENAILVKLLDPSIQYSDDPLEELDGLATTAGTTVVGKLTQRREKPDPGTYLGKGKIEELSLCAEASEADVIIFDNELSPGQTRNLERETKRKVIDRTELILDIFATHAQTLESRLAVELAQLEYSLPRLKRMWSHLDRIKMGVGMRGPGEKQLEVDRRLVEKRIRDLKDDLDKVAKRREREVAARKESMTISLVGYTNAGKSTLMNALTSAQVLSADMLFATLDTRTRRWRLPHWGPVLLSDTVGFIRDLPHRLIASFKATLEEANQADLLLHVADASNPEAEQQIAAVNDVLAEIGIDQKSTLLVMNKIDRIEDSRRLEQLQARFPYAVSVSAVSREGLDKLAIAVSDALSKSFSDVEIEASVDNGKLVAYLAKNGEIVSKRYGNEKLYVHCRIPTAHLGRIENQNPDAVIRPYEYTSESEESGAVGDVA; this comes from the coding sequence GTGACAGAACGAGATCGCAAACAGAGCGTCGCTCAGGAAAATGCCATTCTGGTTAAGTTGTTGGATCCGTCGATTCAGTACTCCGACGATCCGCTGGAAGAACTCGACGGATTGGCCACCACGGCCGGAACGACCGTGGTGGGCAAGCTGACGCAAAGGCGCGAAAAGCCAGATCCGGGGACCTATCTGGGCAAGGGAAAGATCGAGGAGCTGTCGCTGTGCGCCGAAGCGTCGGAAGCCGACGTGATTATCTTCGATAACGAGCTTTCGCCAGGGCAGACCCGAAACTTGGAGCGGGAAACCAAACGTAAGGTGATCGATCGCACCGAGCTTATTCTCGACATCTTCGCGACCCATGCCCAAACGCTTGAATCGCGCCTGGCGGTTGAGTTGGCTCAGCTTGAATATTCGCTGCCTCGGCTGAAGCGAATGTGGTCCCACTTGGACCGTATCAAGATGGGCGTCGGGATGCGTGGCCCTGGTGAAAAGCAGTTGGAAGTCGACCGCCGTTTGGTCGAGAAACGCATTCGCGATTTGAAGGACGATTTGGACAAAGTGGCCAAGCGTCGCGAGCGGGAAGTGGCCGCTCGAAAAGAGTCGATGACGATCAGCCTGGTTGGCTATACCAATGCCGGTAAAAGTACGCTGATGAACGCGTTGACATCGGCTCAGGTGCTGTCTGCCGACATGCTGTTCGCCACGCTCGATACACGCACTCGGCGCTGGCGATTGCCGCACTGGGGACCGGTCTTGTTGAGCGATACGGTCGGTTTCATTCGCGACCTGCCCCACCGTTTGATCGCTTCGTTTAAGGCCACGCTGGAAGAGGCCAATCAGGCTGATCTTCTGCTGCACGTGGCCGACGCGAGCAACCCGGAAGCCGAGCAGCAAATTGCCGCCGTGAATGATGTTTTGGCCGAAATCGGGATCGATCAGAAGAGCACTCTTTTGGTTATGAACAAGATCGATCGGATCGAGGATTCTCGACGATTAGAGCAGCTTCAAGCCCGCTTTCCTTATGCGGTTTCCGTCAGCGCTGTATCGCGGGAAGGGCTCGACAAACTGGCCATCGCGGTGAGTGATGCGCTGAGTAAATCGTTCTCGGACGTCGAGATCGAAGCGTCGGTCGACAACGGCAAGTTGGTGGCCTACCTGGCCAAGAACGGCGAGATCGTTTCCAAGCGATACGGCAACGAAAAGCTGTACGTGCATTGCCGCATTCCGACCGCCCATTTGGGGCGTATCGAAAACCAGAATCCCGACGCGGTGATTCGCCCTTACGAGTACACTTCCGAGTCGGAAGAATCAGGCGCCGTGGGGGATGTCGCCTAA
- a CDS encoding ABC transporter permease subunit/CPBP intramembrane protease — protein MNWDNVKLILKRELRDQARDRRTLFSVIGLPVLLYPLMGLMVLQVMQFRQTHPTRLRVIGLNELPGTPDLFVPSVQEEGELGDDSRYEFSPSLLKDAGVTSRFEIEATEASVDPGVVEKTAKETLQADKLDAIIYFPPGFKERMESFQDEKNDKDSVAEFPSPQLITNSSDERSKLADGRLRQILHSWREKLIQHNLEANDVPAVITDPFSFGTLDLSEKPLDQSSYLWAKIFPFIVVIWALTGAFYPAIDLCAGEKERGTLETLLSSPALRSEIVAGKLLAIMTFSIATSVLNLASMGFTASFVMGQVSGGEMASRINFGPPPIWSLGWLFLALIPMAALFSALALAIATMARSSKEGQYYLLPLLMLNLPLVVLPVLPDTELTFGTSLIPVSGMSFLLKALMEGDYAKAATYTLPVLGVTAFCIWVAIRWAIDQFNNESVLFRESERFSLQAWLRKMWRDRQDTPSAAGAFVMGIVLLALPHMVGKFVMPVPGPDGKLSLASLVQYMLTNQIGLILLPVLVAAFVFTRSVKKTFSLRLLDARVYAACLMAPALAVCLHPYAIYLRDIIQNTIPMSQELQDQLQDMLGSTAELPIVGIFLLFAILPAICEEFACRGFILSGMRHIGHKWAAIAISAIFFGLLHGILQQSIPATIFGLMIGFLAVQTRSLLPAILFHATHNSLVFAQGMITTETIEANPWLKVLVATATEMPGEARYQPLLVFLCGIGAVALVGVFARMPAELSSEERRQEALNHQGVFRSAMGSRKDSSPSS, from the coding sequence ATGAATTGGGATAACGTCAAACTGATTCTTAAACGAGAGCTGCGTGATCAGGCGCGTGATCGCCGCACGCTCTTCTCCGTGATTGGTTTGCCGGTCCTTTTGTATCCATTGATGGGGCTGATGGTGTTGCAGGTAATGCAGTTCCGCCAGACGCATCCGACGCGGCTGCGCGTGATTGGCCTGAACGAACTGCCCGGTACGCCGGACCTGTTTGTTCCTTCCGTTCAGGAAGAAGGGGAACTTGGCGACGATTCCAGGTACGAGTTTTCACCAAGCCTCCTGAAAGATGCCGGCGTGACAAGCCGTTTCGAAATTGAAGCGACCGAGGCGTCGGTTGACCCTGGCGTGGTCGAGAAGACGGCCAAAGAAACGCTCCAGGCCGACAAGCTCGATGCGATCATCTACTTTCCGCCTGGGTTCAAAGAGCGGATGGAAAGCTTTCAGGACGAAAAGAACGACAAAGATTCCGTCGCCGAGTTTCCCTCGCCTCAGCTAATCACCAACTCGTCGGATGAACGCTCGAAGCTGGCCGACGGCCGACTGCGGCAGATCTTGCATTCGTGGCGCGAGAAGCTGATCCAGCACAACCTGGAAGCCAACGATGTGCCGGCGGTGATTACTGATCCGTTCAGCTTTGGCACGCTCGACTTATCGGAGAAGCCGCTCGATCAGTCTTCCTACCTCTGGGCGAAGATCTTTCCGTTCATCGTCGTCATCTGGGCACTGACCGGGGCGTTTTATCCCGCGATCGACTTATGTGCCGGCGAGAAAGAGCGAGGCACGCTCGAAACGTTGTTATCGAGCCCCGCGCTGCGGTCCGAGATTGTGGCCGGCAAGCTATTGGCGATTATGACCTTCAGCATTGCGACCAGCGTGTTGAACCTGGCGAGTATGGGATTCACGGCTAGTTTCGTCATGGGACAAGTGAGCGGCGGCGAAATGGCCTCGCGCATCAATTTCGGCCCACCGCCGATCTGGTCGCTGGGCTGGTTGTTCTTGGCGCTCATTCCGATGGCCGCGCTGTTCAGTGCCTTGGCGCTAGCGATTGCCACGATGGCTCGCAGCAGCAAGGAAGGGCAATATTACCTGCTTCCTCTGTTGATGCTCAACTTGCCGCTGGTCGTCTTGCCGGTGCTGCCGGATACCGAGCTGACCTTCGGTACGTCCCTGATTCCAGTGAGCGGCATGTCGTTTCTGCTCAAAGCTTTGATGGAAGGGGACTACGCCAAGGCAGCGACCTACACACTGCCGGTACTCGGTGTGACGGCGTTTTGTATTTGGGTGGCCATTCGCTGGGCGATCGATCAATTCAATAACGAGTCGGTCCTGTTCCGCGAGAGCGAACGGTTCAGCCTCCAGGCCTGGCTCCGGAAGATGTGGCGCGATCGCCAGGATACGCCGTCGGCGGCCGGAGCGTTTGTGATGGGCATCGTCCTACTGGCGCTACCGCACATGGTCGGCAAATTCGTGATGCCGGTCCCTGGGCCGGATGGCAAGCTGAGCTTGGCTTCGCTGGTGCAGTACATGCTGACCAATCAGATCGGCTTGATTCTGCTGCCGGTGCTCGTCGCGGCGTTCGTGTTCACGCGCAGTGTGAAAAAGACCTTCTCGCTACGGCTACTCGATGCACGCGTCTATGCGGCCTGCTTGATGGCACCGGCACTAGCCGTCTGTTTGCATCCCTACGCCATCTACCTGCGGGATATCATTCAGAACACGATTCCGATGTCGCAGGAACTGCAGGATCAATTGCAGGACATGCTCGGCAGCACGGCCGAACTTCCGATTGTTGGAATCTTCCTGCTCTTTGCCATTTTGCCGGCGATTTGCGAAGAGTTTGCCTGTCGTGGGTTCATCCTTTCCGGCATGCGACATATAGGACACAAGTGGGCGGCGATCGCGATCTCGGCGATCTTTTTCGGACTGCTGCATGGCATTCTACAGCAGTCGATCCCCGCGACGATCTTCGGGCTGATGATTGGCTTCCTCGCCGTTCAGACGCGAAGTCTACTTCCAGCAATCCTGTTTCATGCCACGCACAACAGCCTGGTGTTCGCCCAGGGGATGATCACAACGGAGACGATCGAGGCCAATCCGTGGCTGAAGGTGCTTGTCGCCACGGCTACCGAGATGCCAGGAGAAGCCCGGTATCAACCGCTGCTCGTTTTTCTCTGCGGGATCGGTGCGGTGGCGCTGGTAGGCGTGTTTGCTCGCATGCCAGCGGAACTCTCTTCTGAGGAACGCCGACAGGAAGCACTCAACCACCAGGGCGTATTCCGCTCGGCGATGGGCAGCCGCAAGGATAGTAGCCCGTCTTCTTAG
- a CDS encoding acyl-CoA thioesterase: MLTEHTIEVRVRYQETDAQGRVHHANYITYFELARTEMLRAGGFNYKRMEAEGTLLVVRDVECRYHLPAEFDDLLHVSVKTVKAKGARIELAYEIRRDDDLIVEGKTLLACITREGKPTRIPDVLRLD, translated from the coding sequence ATGCTGACAGAGCACACCATTGAGGTTCGCGTTCGCTACCAGGAAACCGACGCCCAGGGACGCGTTCATCATGCCAACTATATCACCTACTTCGAGTTGGCCCGGACCGAAATGCTGCGTGCCGGTGGTTTCAACTACAAACGAATGGAGGCCGAAGGCACCCTGTTGGTCGTTCGCGACGTCGAGTGCCGTTATCACTTGCCCGCCGAATTCGACGACCTGCTGCATGTCAGCGTGAAAACGGTGAAAGCCAAGGGAGCCCGGATCGAACTGGCATACGAGATCCGCCGCGACGATGATCTGATCGTCGAAGGCAAAACGCTGCTGGCCTGCATTACCCGCGAAGGGAAACCAACGCGTATTCCCGATGTTCTACGTTTGGATTAG
- a CDS encoding toxin-antitoxin system HicB family antitoxin yields MSQFNQGNSYPQSQPAPRPVYPNTTFPPQQHSQPQYHSQQPAASDGAYATSRPTFTGTPQAPVQPAAPAGPALNVAPTATFDEKKAECVRIARDFFRGVPDWVTYFREILGVEGVVHRLFPQPEEFTKFEQSEEYSEIQLMIVKLRERTNVQNESKEPTRVITVRLPKSLHESLRVEAHSRRTSMNKLCISKLLQVIDDSMIPND; encoded by the coding sequence ATGTCCCAATTCAACCAAGGCAATTCGTACCCGCAGTCGCAGCCAGCACCGCGTCCGGTTTACCCAAACACCACCTTCCCACCGCAGCAGCACAGCCAGCCGCAGTATCACTCGCAGCAGCCAGCAGCCAGTGACGGCGCCTACGCTACCTCGCGTCCAACCTTCACCGGCACGCCGCAAGCTCCGGTTCAACCAGCCGCTCCGGCCGGCCCAGCGCTGAACGTCGCCCCGACCGCCACCTTCGACGAAAAGAAGGCCGAGTGCGTCCGTATCGCTCGCGACTTCTTCCGTGGCGTTCCGGATTGGGTTACTTACTTCCGTGAGATCCTGGGGGTTGAAGGCGTTGTTCATCGCCTGTTCCCGCAGCCGGAAGAGTTCACCAAGTTTGAACAGTCCGAAGAGTACAGCGAAATCCAGCTGATGATCGTCAAGCTTCGTGAACGCACCAACGTGCAGAACGAATCGAAGGAGCCAACCCGCGTGATCACCGTGCGTCTGCCCAAGAGCCTGCACGAATCGCTTCGCGTGGAAGCTCACTCGCGACGCACCAGCATGAACAAGCTGTGCATCTCGAAGCTGCTGCAGGTCATCGACGACTCGATGATCCCGAATGACTAA
- a CDS encoding sulfurtransferase gives MNTTTAMPDAGPVLNISSYLFASLSDLKPMRDALRRLCKRLDLRGTILLSTEGINLFVAGPEESVQKLLDALRKIPGLEKLEAKESFTSYQPFRRMLVKIKKEIIAFGIDGIEPAERTAPKLPPRQLKQWLDEGKPLMLYDVRNDYEVKVGTFENAVPAGIDTFRDFPKAVASLPEDAKNTPVVMFCTGGIRCEKAGPFMEQAGFSEVYQLEGGILKYFELVGGDHYQGDCFVFDQRVAVDPRLQESAVAQCFVCQTPLTTEEQNSPLYVPGESCPHCFKSAQETMAEVVAKRQAKLKEVTTPLPGSIPYTNTRRLFVSSEQKGKMLYEVFAEKVPAASQGFWEKMVEQKLLVEVIHHQDERLVEYRAADPTVPLVAGQLFEQRYPGTTEPDVSTDIQILYEDSGLIVVSKPAPLPMHPCGRFNKNSLISFLEQVYHPQKLRIAHRLDANTTGVAILSRTSAVARQVQPQFEQGKVEKRYLALVHGHPPQDEFVCDQPIGTSRVTGGGRRVEEGGQPSRTDFVVRKRFADGTALLEVSPKTGRTNQIRLHIWHLGFPIVGDPMYQQGGVMQQKQTLDVDEPPMCLHAWEVRFRHPQTAEMVTFQAPAPAWANAAQH, from the coding sequence ATGAATACGACAACCGCCATGCCCGATGCCGGGCCTGTTCTGAACATTTCGTCCTATCTTTTCGCATCCTTGTCGGATTTGAAGCCGATGCGGGACGCGTTGCGCCGGCTTTGTAAGCGACTCGACCTGCGCGGAACGATTCTGCTGAGCACCGAAGGGATCAATCTCTTCGTGGCCGGCCCCGAAGAGAGCGTTCAGAAACTGCTCGATGCGCTCCGCAAGATTCCCGGTCTCGAAAAGTTGGAAGCGAAGGAAAGCTTTACCAGCTACCAGCCGTTTCGCCGGATGCTGGTGAAGATCAAGAAAGAGATCATCGCGTTTGGCATTGATGGCATCGAGCCTGCCGAGCGGACCGCTCCCAAGCTTCCGCCGCGGCAGCTCAAGCAGTGGCTCGACGAAGGGAAGCCGCTGATGCTGTACGACGTGCGCAACGACTACGAAGTGAAAGTCGGTACGTTTGAGAACGCAGTGCCTGCCGGGATCGATACGTTCCGCGATTTTCCCAAAGCGGTCGCCAGTCTTCCCGAAGACGCCAAGAACACGCCGGTGGTCATGTTCTGTACCGGGGGCATCCGCTGCGAAAAGGCCGGTCCGTTCATGGAGCAGGCCGGCTTTAGCGAGGTGTACCAGTTGGAAGGTGGCATCCTGAAGTATTTCGAGCTGGTTGGCGGCGATCACTACCAAGGAGACTGTTTCGTCTTTGATCAACGCGTCGCCGTCGATCCACGGCTGCAAGAGTCGGCCGTGGCCCAGTGCTTCGTCTGCCAGACTCCCCTGACGACCGAAGAACAAAACTCGCCGCTGTATGTTCCTGGCGAGTCGTGCCCTCACTGCTTCAAGTCGGCCCAGGAAACGATGGCCGAAGTGGTCGCCAAGCGGCAAGCCAAGCTGAAAGAAGTGACCACGCCCCTGCCCGGCAGCATCCCTTACACCAACACGCGGCGCCTGTTTGTTTCGTCCGAGCAAAAAGGAAAGATGCTGTACGAGGTGTTTGCCGAAAAAGTCCCGGCCGCCTCCCAGGGTTTCTGGGAGAAGATGGTCGAGCAAAAGCTGCTGGTCGAAGTCATTCACCATCAGGACGAACGCCTCGTCGAGTATCGCGCCGCCGACCCGACCGTTCCCCTGGTCGCCGGCCAACTATTCGAGCAGCGCTATCCCGGCACCACCGAACCGGACGTCAGTACTGACATTCAAATCCTTTACGAAGACTCGGGGCTGATCGTCGTCAGCAAGCCCGCCCCACTGCCGATGCATCCGTGCGGCCGCTTCAATAAGAATTCGCTGATCAGCTTCCTGGAACAGGTTTACCATCCGCAGAAGCTCCGGATTGCTCATCGCCTGGATGCCAACACGACTGGCGTGGCGATTCTCTCGCGCACCAGCGCGGTTGCTCGCCAGGTTCAGCCGCAGTTCGAGCAAGGTAAAGTCGAGAAGCGTTACCTGGCACTCGTGCACGGGCACCCACCGCAAGACGAGTTCGTCTGCGACCAGCCGATTGGAACTTCCCGCGTCACCGGCGGTGGCCGCCGCGTCGAAGAAGGTGGCCAGCCATCGCGAACCGATTTCGTCGTTCGCAAGCGTTTTGCCGACGGAACGGCCCTGTTGGAAGTCTCCCCCAAGACAGGCCGAACCAATCAGATTCGACTGCACATCTGGCACCTCGGCTTCCCCATCGTCGGCGATCCGATGTATCAGCAAGGGGGCGTCATGCAGCAGAAGCAGACGCTCGACGTCGACGAACCACCGATGTGTCTGCATGCCTGGGAAGTTCGTTTCCGTCACCCGCAAACCGCCGAGATGGTGACCTTCCAGGCCCCGGCCCCCGCTTGGGCAAACGCTGCTCAGCACTAA
- a CDS encoding ATP-dependent Clp protease adaptor ClpS, whose product MSSEDTVVATPESIVENKPRRQPPYGVILHNDDINTFEFVIETLRKVFGYELEKCFLLTQEAHERGRSLLWSGTLEGAELKRDQVISRGPDPVMKAKGALPLRVTLEEMPQ is encoded by the coding sequence ATGAGCAGCGAAGATACGGTCGTCGCCACCCCTGAATCGATCGTCGAGAACAAACCCCGGCGCCAGCCGCCCTACGGCGTCATTCTGCATAACGACGACATCAACACGTTTGAATTCGTCATCGAGACCTTGCGTAAGGTCTTTGGCTACGAATTGGAGAAATGCTTTCTTCTGACCCAGGAAGCCCACGAACGAGGCCGAAGTCTCCTCTGGAGCGGTACCCTGGAAGGTGCCGAACTGAAGCGGGACCAGGTCATCTCGCGCGGTCCAGACCCCGTGATGAAAGCCAAAGGAGCCCTTCCCCTGCGTGTCACGCTGGAAGAAATGCCTCAATAG
- a CDS encoding acetolactate synthase — protein MSTGAGSGTSFSTMRGRDYPSLRQFTVFLENRVGQLLEIVRRFEGSNVRIVALSINDATECCFVRFLLSDPEGGREILERAGLALIESDLIGVELPAEKQPLLRVCTALLQSEVNIVQAYPLLYTPNNRAAVALMVDNADIAMDTLLSRNFKVLTEDDLKFDD, from the coding sequence ATGAGTACGGGAGCCGGCTCCGGTACCAGTTTCAGCACCATGCGAGGTCGCGATTACCCCTCGCTTCGCCAGTTCACCGTCTTTCTGGAAAACCGCGTCGGGCAACTGCTAGAGATCGTCCGCCGTTTTGAAGGGAGCAATGTCCGCATTGTCGCTCTTTCCATTAACGATGCGACCGAGTGTTGCTTTGTTCGGTTCCTGCTGAGCGATCCCGAAGGGGGACGCGAGATTCTGGAGCGAGCCGGTCTGGCGCTGATCGAATCGGACCTGATCGGCGTCGAACTGCCTGCCGAGAAGCAGCCCCTCTTGCGGGTTTGCACGGCGCTGCTTCAATCGGAAGTGAATATCGTTCAGGCTTATCCTCTTCTGTATACGCCCAACAATCGGGCTGCCGTGGCCTTAATGGTTGATAACGCCGACATCGCGATGGATACCCTTTTGTCACGGAACTTCAAGGTCCTTACTGAGGACGACTTGAAGTTCGACGACTAG
- a CDS encoding sugar phosphate isomerase/epimerase family protein gives MQRHLGRRQFLQSMAATSAALTLGPHLLAADADKKAPFKISLAQWSLHRTIRSGKLDNLDFAKTAKEECGIEAIEYVNQFFKDKAKDEKYLAEMNKRAADNGVKQLLIMVDGEGALGDPNEAKRKQAVENHYKWAEAAKTLGGHSIRVNAQSGGSYEEQIKLAADGLSRLSEFAKGLGLNVIVENHGGLSSNGQWLASVMKTVDMDNCGTLPDFGNFRVSKDEMYDRYKGVDELMPYAKAVSAKSHQFNEEGLETNTDFFKMMDIVVNKHGYHGYVGVEWEGGNPGEIEGIILTRKLLEKCAQKLAS, from the coding sequence ATGCAACGGCATCTCGGTCGACGTCAATTCCTTCAATCGATGGCCGCCACCAGCGCCGCATTGACCCTCGGCCCACACCTTCTCGCCGCCGATGCGGACAAGAAAGCCCCATTCAAGATCTCGCTGGCCCAGTGGTCGCTGCATCGCACGATCCGTAGCGGAAAACTCGACAACCTCGACTTCGCCAAAACGGCCAAGGAAGAATGCGGCATCGAAGCCATCGAGTACGTCAACCAGTTCTTCAAGGACAAAGCCAAGGACGAAAAGTACCTGGCCGAAATGAACAAGCGAGCCGCCGACAATGGCGTCAAGCAGTTGCTGATCATGGTCGACGGTGAAGGCGCGTTGGGGGACCCGAATGAAGCCAAACGCAAGCAAGCCGTAGAAAACCACTACAAATGGGCCGAAGCAGCCAAGACACTCGGTGGCCACTCGATCCGTGTGAATGCCCAAAGTGGTGGTAGCTACGAAGAACAGATCAAGCTGGCCGCCGATGGCCTGTCCCGGTTGAGCGAGTTCGCCAAGGGGCTGGGCTTGAACGTGATCGTGGAAAACCACGGCGGTCTGTCGTCCAACGGCCAGTGGCTCGCTTCGGTGATGAAGACCGTCGACATGGACAACTGCGGCACGCTGCCAGACTTCGGCAACTTCCGCGTCAGCAAAGACGAAATGTACGATCGCTACAAAGGAGTCGACGAGTTGATGCCATACGCCAAGGCCGTCAGCGCCAAGTCCCATCAATTCAATGAAGAAGGCCTGGAAACCAACACCGACTTCTTCAAGATGATGGACATCGTCGTCAACAAGCATGGCTATCACGGCTATGTCGGCGTCGAATGGGAAGGTGGCAACCCCGGCGAGATCGAAGGGATCATCCTGACCCGCAAGCTCCTGGAAAAGTGCGCCCAGAAGCTAGCATCCTAG
- a CDS encoding phosphopantothenoylcysteine decarboxylase domain-containing protein, with amino-acid sequence MARILLTSGPTRQYIDPVRYLTNASSGRMGCSLAEAALAAGHEVVIVSGPVSITYPSQATVHWVDTTDEMLAAAREQFEHCEGLIGVAAPCDYRPEFVLGQKIAKTGQPLVLQLIETPDVVATLGAEKKDRWVVGFALETEDRRFRALTKLEKKSCDLMILNGPEAMNSEGNHVEVLAKDGSVVATLKGSKPEVAVQIMQIVGQRLIQT; translated from the coding sequence ATGGCCCGCATTCTTCTGACCTCGGGACCGACCCGACAATACATCGATCCTGTCCGCTATCTGACCAACGCTTCCAGTGGGCGAATGGGATGCAGCCTAGCCGAAGCGGCCTTGGCTGCCGGTCATGAAGTAGTCATTGTTTCGGGACCGGTTTCCATTACCTACCCCAGCCAAGCAACCGTTCATTGGGTCGATACGACCGACGAGATGCTAGCGGCGGCCCGAGAACAGTTCGAGCACTGCGAAGGACTCATCGGCGTGGCTGCCCCGTGTGACTATCGACCCGAGTTCGTACTGGGGCAAAAGATCGCCAAGACGGGTCAGCCGCTGGTGCTGCAACTGATCGAAACGCCGGATGTGGTGGCGACGCTGGGTGCCGAGAAGAAGGATCGCTGGGTGGTTGGCTTCGCCTTGGAAACGGAAGACCGTCGCTTCCGGGCCCTGACGAAGCTCGAAAAGAAGAGCTGTGATCTGATGATCTTGAACGGGCCGGAGGCGATGAACAGCGAAGGGAATCACGTCGAGGTGCTGGCCAAGGATGGCAGCGTGGTGGCGACGCTCAAGGGGAGCAAGCCGGAGGTGGCGGTGCAGATCATGCAGATCGTCGGCCAGCGGCTAATCCAAACGTAG
- a CDS encoding SDR family NAD(P)-dependent oxidoreductase, whose translation MRRKLAGLRILITGASSGIGRALAILAAEAGAKLLLTARREDRLDELLEVVHAKGADAKYVVGDVTDPALRQKLLEKAQHEYQGLDVLVNNAGVGAYGSFAEASPERLRQLMEVNFFAPVELTRLFLPMLEKGRTPAICNISSILAHRAVPGKSEYCASKFALHGFSDALRAELSSKGIDVILVSPSTTSSEFSSSVIEKKGKAPATGKFTRTPHDIAAAALRAIRTGKHEIIPSKTGYAMVLLDRLWPSLADWAVAKLG comes from the coding sequence ATGCGGCGGAAGCTGGCTGGCCTTCGGATTTTAATCACCGGCGCGTCTTCGGGGATTGGTCGCGCCTTGGCGATTCTCGCGGCGGAGGCGGGCGCGAAACTGCTGCTTACGGCCCGTCGTGAAGACCGCCTGGACGAGCTTCTGGAAGTGGTTCACGCCAAGGGCGCCGACGCCAAATACGTGGTCGGCGACGTCACCGATCCGGCCCTGCGTCAGAAGCTTCTGGAGAAGGCTCAGCATGAATATCAAGGACTCGATGTGTTGGTGAATAATGCCGGCGTGGGCGCCTACGGCAGCTTCGCCGAGGCCTCGCCGGAGCGTCTGCGGCAGTTGATGGAAGTCAATTTCTTTGCCCCGGTCGAGCTGACTCGGCTCTTTCTGCCGATGCTCGAAAAGGGGCGAACGCCAGCCATCTGTAACATCTCGTCGATCCTCGCGCACCGGGCTGTTCCAGGGAAGAGCGAGTACTGTGCTAGCAAGTTCGCGTTGCATGGTTTTAGTGATGCTCTGCGGGCTGAATTGTCGAGTAAAGGAATAGATGTGATTTTGGTCAGTCCGAGCACGACCAGTAGCGAGTTTTCCTCCTCGGTAATTGAGAAAAAGGGGAAGGCTCCCGCGACGGGAAAGTTCACGCGAACGCCCCACGACATTGCCGCTGCTGCCCTGCGTGCGATTCGCACCGGGAAGCACGAAATCATTCCCAGTAAAACCGGCTACGCGATGGTTCTCTTGGATCGCCTGTGGCCATCTCTTGCAGATTGGGCAGTTGCCAAGCTTGGCTGA
- a CDS encoding ABC transporter ATP-binding protein, which produces MIHVRDLVKSYDDLQLGKFTAVDHISFFAMPGEIFGLLGPNGAGKTTALRILSTVLEPTSGTVKIAGYDVTTEPAMVRHKIGFMSANTAVYDRMTAWEMVEYFGKLYGLPDDELHDRMEELFHRLGMREIRDVLGAKMSTGMKQKVSIARALVHDPPVLIFDEPTLGLDVFVARALVQLISELRDQGKCIIFSSHIMREVEKLCDKVAIMNRGKILAEGTIDQLRTEYNQPDLEELFFHLIGEPDGIAN; this is translated from the coding sequence ATGATTCATGTTCGTGATCTCGTCAAGTCGTACGACGATCTCCAACTCGGAAAATTCACGGCAGTGGATCACATCAGCTTCTTTGCGATGCCGGGCGAGATTTTCGGGCTGCTGGGTCCCAACGGCGCGGGCAAGACGACGGCGCTTCGCATTCTGAGTACGGTTCTCGAACCAACTTCCGGGACCGTCAAGATCGCCGGGTACGACGTCACCACCGAACCGGCCATGGTGCGGCATAAGATCGGTTTCATGTCGGCCAACACGGCCGTATACGACCGGATGACTGCCTGGGAAATGGTGGAATACTTCGGCAAGCTGTACGGCCTGCCGGATGACGAGTTGCACGACCGGATGGAAGAGTTGTTTCATCGTCTGGGGATGCGCGAGATTCGCGACGTGCTGGGGGCGAAGATGTCGACCGGCATGAAGCAAAAGGTTTCCATTGCCCGGGCACTGGTACATGATCCGCCGGTGTTGATCTTCGACGAACCGACCCTGGGACTCGATGTGTTCGTCGCTCGGGCTTTGGTGCAGTTGATCTCGGAACTGCGCGACCAAGGGAAGTGCATCATCTTCTCTTCGCACATCATGCGGGAAGTCGAGAAGCTGTGCGACAAGGTCGCCATCATGAATCGCGGGAAGATCCTCGCCGAAGGAACCATCGATCAGTTACGTACCGAATACAACCAGCCTGATCTGGAAGAACTATTCTTTCATCTGATCGGCGAGCCGGATGGAATCGCCAACTAA